Proteins encoded within one genomic window of Rhododendron vialii isolate Sample 1 chromosome 1a, ASM3025357v1:
- the LOC131318500 gene encoding uncharacterized protein LOC131318500 → MSRPMEEDAPAKNEEEEFSTGPLSVLMMSVKNNTQVLINCRNNKKLLGRVRAFDRHCNMVLENVREMWTEVPKTGKGKKKAQPVNKDRFISKMFLRGDSVIIVLRNPK, encoded by the exons ATGAG TCGTCCAATGGAAGAAGATGCCCCA GCCAAGAATGAAGAGGAGGAATTCAGCACTGGGCCTCTTTCTGTTCTGATGATGAGTGTTAAAAACAACACGCAG GTGCTTATCAACTGCAGGAACAACAAGAAGCTTCTGGGACGCGTCAGAGCATTTGATCGGCATTGCAATATGGTGCTGGAAAATGTTCGAGAGATGTGGACAGAG GTACCAAAGACTGGGAAAGGTAAGAAGAAAGCTCAGCCAGTTAACAAAGATCGGTTCATTAGCAAGATGTTCCTCCGAGGCGATTCTGTGATCATTGTTCTTAGAAACCCTAAGTGA
- the LOC131333527 gene encoding caffeoylshikimate esterase isoform X1 has translation MEVEYQEEYIANSRGVQLFTCKWLPLLSPKALVFLCHGYGMECSDFMRGCGTRLASYGYAVIGIDYEGHGRSKGSRCYIQKFDNIINDCSNFFKSVCGKEEYRDKKRFMYGESMGGAVALLIHKKDPAFWHGAVLVAPMCKISEKVKPHPVVVNILTKIEEVIPKWKIVPTKDVIDAAFKDPVKREEIRNNRLIYQDKPRLKTALEMLRTSMNLEDSLGEVTLPFFVLHGEADIVTDPEVSKALYERAGSEDKTIKLYPGMWHGLTSGEPDDNIEIVFSDIITWLDKRCGAADRVISAQPIRLPGPAIRNFVPLSSSESREKRQKHKRSNYFCGWKGRRMHHHSSM, from the exons ATGGAGGTTGAGTATCAGGAg GAGTATATAGCGAATTCCAGGGGAGTGCAGCTCTTTACGTGCAAATGGTTGCCCCTTCTTTCTCCAAAGGCCCTTGTTTTCCTTTgccatg GGTATGGAATGGAATGCAGCGATTTCATGAGAG GATGTGGGACCAGGTTGGCTAGCTACGGGTACGCTGTGATCGGCATAGATTATGAAGGGCACGGGCGATCCAAGGGTTCACGTTGTTACATTCAGAAGTTTGACAATATCATCAATGACTGCAGCAACTTCTTTAAATCGGTCTGTG GGAAGGAAGAGTACAGGGATAAGAAAAGGTTCATGTATGGAGAGTCAATGGGCGGAGCAGTGGCTCTACTAATACACAAAAAGGACCCTGCTTTTTGGCACGGTGCTGTTCTCGTTGCACCCATGTGTAAG ATATCAGAGAAGGTGAAACCACACCCGGTGGTTGTGAATATACTCACCAAGATAGAAGAGGTCATACCTAAATGGAAGATAGTCCCCACAAAGGACGTGATTGATGCAGCCTTCAAGGACCCTGTTAAGCGAGAAGAG ATTCGTAACAACAGGTTGATATACCAAGACAAGCCGAGGCTGAAAACAGCACTGGAAATGCTCAGAACTAGCATGAACCTTGAGGACAGTTTAGGCGAG GTGACGCTACCATTCTTCGTGTTGCATGGAGAGGCAGATATAGTAACAGATCCAGAAGTGAGCAAGGCACTGTATGAAAGAGCGGGCAGCGAGGacaagaccataaaactgtacCCAGGAATGTGGCACGGCTTGACCTCAGGTGAGCCAGATGACAACATTGAGATCGTCTTCTCCGATATTATTACTTGGCTTGACAAGCGATGTGGCGCCGCTGACAGAGTGATTTCTGCTCAACCAATTCGCCTTCCTGGCCCTGCCATTCGAAACTTTGTGCCATTGTCATCTTCTGAGTCAAGGGAAAAGCGACAGAAGCACAAGCGAAGCAACTATTTCTGTGGGTGGAAGGGGCGCCGGATGCACCACCATTCTTCCATGTAG
- the LOC131333527 gene encoding caffeoylshikimate esterase isoform X2 — MEEPHHPPNLVVKLYCSDDTGGEVLRKNSSMLAWKEEYRDKKRFMYGESMGGAVALLIHKKDPAFWHGAVLVAPMCKISEKVKPHPVVVNILTKIEEVIPKWKIVPTKDVIDAAFKDPVKREEIRNNRLIYQDKPRLKTALEMLRTSMNLEDSLGEVTLPFFVLHGEADIVTDPEVSKALYERAGSEDKTIKLYPGMWHGLTSGEPDDNIEIVFSDIITWLDKRCGAADRVISAQPIRLPGPAIRNFVPLSSSESREKRQKHKRSNYFCGWKGRRMHHHSSM; from the exons ATGGAGGAACCACACCATCCTCCGAATTTGGTGGTTAAACTCTACTGCAGTGACGATACTGGAGGGGAGGTCCTGCGGAAAAATAGCTCAATGCTAGCAT GGAAGGAAGAGTACAGGGATAAGAAAAGGTTCATGTATGGAGAGTCAATGGGCGGAGCAGTGGCTCTACTAATACACAAAAAGGACCCTGCTTTTTGGCACGGTGCTGTTCTCGTTGCACCCATGTGTAAG ATATCAGAGAAGGTGAAACCACACCCGGTGGTTGTGAATATACTCACCAAGATAGAAGAGGTCATACCTAAATGGAAGATAGTCCCCACAAAGGACGTGATTGATGCAGCCTTCAAGGACCCTGTTAAGCGAGAAGAG ATTCGTAACAACAGGTTGATATACCAAGACAAGCCGAGGCTGAAAACAGCACTGGAAATGCTCAGAACTAGCATGAACCTTGAGGACAGTTTAGGCGAG GTGACGCTACCATTCTTCGTGTTGCATGGAGAGGCAGATATAGTAACAGATCCAGAAGTGAGCAAGGCACTGTATGAAAGAGCGGGCAGCGAGGacaagaccataaaactgtacCCAGGAATGTGGCACGGCTTGACCTCAGGTGAGCCAGATGACAACATTGAGATCGTCTTCTCCGATATTATTACTTGGCTTGACAAGCGATGTGGCGCCGCTGACAGAGTGATTTCTGCTCAACCAATTCGCCTTCCTGGCCCTGCCATTCGAAACTTTGTGCCATTGTCATCTTCTGAGTCAAGGGAAAAGCGACAGAAGCACAAGCGAAGCAACTATTTCTGTGGGTGGAAGGGGCGCCGGATGCACCACCATTCTTCCATGTAG
- the LOC131334709 gene encoding outer envelope pore protein 16-4, chloroplastic — protein MDGEVPCSSLAVDSVLRVGTAGVIWGLCVGPYDANKRGLTGIARASYVANSAGRFGSMCGVFAGVFSLTRCGIQRYRNKNDWVNALVAGAVAGAAVGAGTRNWKQVAGMAGVISAFCAIADSSRTN, from the exons ATGGACGGCGAGGTCCCCTGCTCTTCTCTCGCCGTCGATTCCGTTCTACGCGTCGGAACg GCCGGTGTAATCTGGGGACTGTGTGTGGGCCCCTACGATGCTAACAAGCGag GCCTTACTGGTATTGCTCGTGCTTCCTACGTG GCGAATTCAGCTGGAAGATTCGGCTCTATGTGTG GAGTGTTTGCTGGAGTCTTTTCTCTTACACGTTGTGGGATTCAGAGATATCGAAATAAGAATGATTGG GTAAATGCTTTGGTAGCTGGTGCTGTAGCAGGAGCAGCTGTTGGTGCTGGTACCCGAAACTGGAAACAGGTTGCTGGGATGGCTGGTGTTATATCAGCCTTTTGTGCTATTGCTGATAGCTCCAgaacaaattga
- the LOC131336230 gene encoding bidirectional sugar transporter SWEET17-like isoform X1 yields MESLVFLFGLLGNITTGLVYLSPAKTFWEIVMRRTTGDYESIPYICKLVNAYMWVYYGVLKPDSVLVATVNGFGGAAEIAYIIIFLMFSPPRMKARTAIMFGVSDVAFPAAVVLVTQLMLDTEQQIEAAGFLSLCFSMVAYASPLSAMKTVVMTKSVEYMPFLLSFMLFINGGVWTVYAVLTSDWFIGIPNGSGFLLGTSQLVLYAIYWKPKASHKHEKTDVLCLRSSNQPLWIVGSVI; encoded by the exons ATGGAGAGcttagttttcctttttggtttgcTCG GCAACATTACCACCGGACTAGTCTATCTTTCTCCCGC GAAAACGTTTTGGGAAATAGTGATGCGAAGAACAACAGGGGATTATGAGAGCATACCCTACATATGCAAGTTGGTGAATGCGTATATGTGGGTTTACTATGGAGTACTCAAGCCTGACAGCGTGCTGGTGGCCACCGTTAATGGTTTTGGTGGTGCTGCCGAGATAGCTTATATCATCATTTTCCTAATGTTTTCACCTCCGAGGATGAAG GCTAGGACTGCCATAATGTTTGGCGTATCGGATGTGGCATTTCCAGCAGCAGTAGTGTTGGTTACTCAGCTGATGTTGGATACAGAGCAGCAAATTGAAGCGGCCGGGTTCTTGTCCCTTTGCTTTAGTATGGTCGCCTATGCTTCTCCTCTTTCAGCCATG AAAACAGTGGTAATGACAAAGAGCGTGGAGTACATGCCCTTTCTTCTCTCCTTTATGCTTTTCATAAATGGAGGGGTTTGGACAGTTTATGCGGTGCTTACAAGCGACTGGTTCATCGGA ATTCCAAATGGTAGTGGATTTCTTCTTGGCACTTCTCAGCTGGTACTCTATGCAATCTACTGGAAACCCAAGGCCTCCCACAAA CATGAAAAGACGGATGTGTTATGTCTTCGATCATCAAATCAACCACTTTGGATCGTTGGAAGTGTAATCTAA
- the LOC131336230 gene encoding bidirectional sugar transporter SWEET17-like isoform X2, with protein sequence MESLVFLFGLLGNITTGLVYLSPAKTFWEIVMRRTTGDYESIPYICKLVNAYMWVYYGVLKPDSVLVATVNGFGGAAEIAYIIIFLMFSPPRMKARTAIMFGVSDVAFPAAVVLVTQLMLDTEQQIEAAGFLSLCFSMVAYASPLSAMKTVVMTKSVEYMPFLLSFMLFINGGVWTVYAVLTSDWFIGIPNGSGFLLGTSQLVLYAIYWKPKASHKVITISGDDEHLEDQLISNSSS encoded by the exons ATGGAGAGcttagttttcctttttggtttgcTCG GCAACATTACCACCGGACTAGTCTATCTTTCTCCCGC GAAAACGTTTTGGGAAATAGTGATGCGAAGAACAACAGGGGATTATGAGAGCATACCCTACATATGCAAGTTGGTGAATGCGTATATGTGGGTTTACTATGGAGTACTCAAGCCTGACAGCGTGCTGGTGGCCACCGTTAATGGTTTTGGTGGTGCTGCCGAGATAGCTTATATCATCATTTTCCTAATGTTTTCACCTCCGAGGATGAAG GCTAGGACTGCCATAATGTTTGGCGTATCGGATGTGGCATTTCCAGCAGCAGTAGTGTTGGTTACTCAGCTGATGTTGGATACAGAGCAGCAAATTGAAGCGGCCGGGTTCTTGTCCCTTTGCTTTAGTATGGTCGCCTATGCTTCTCCTCTTTCAGCCATG AAAACAGTGGTAATGACAAAGAGCGTGGAGTACATGCCCTTTCTTCTCTCCTTTATGCTTTTCATAAATGGAGGGGTTTGGACAGTTTATGCGGTGCTTACAAGCGACTGGTTCATCGGA ATTCCAAATGGTAGTGGATTTCTTCTTGGCACTTCTCAGCTGGTACTCTATGCAATCTACTGGAAACCCAAGGCCTCCCACAAAGTAATAACAATATCTGGTGACGATGAACATTTGGAGGATCAACTCATCTCCAATTCCAGTTCATGA
- the LOC131336230 gene encoding bidirectional sugar transporter SWEET17-like isoform X3 → MRRTTGDYESIPYICKLVNAYMWVYYGVLKPDSVLVATVNGFGGAAEIAYIIIFLMFSPPRMKARTAIMFGVSDVAFPAAVVLVTQLMLDTEQQIEAAGFLSLCFSMVAYASPLSAMKTVVMTKSVEYMPFLLSFMLFINGGVWTVYAVLTSDWFIGIPNGSGFLLGTSQLVLYAIYWKPKASHKHEKTDVLCLRSSNQPLWIVGSVI, encoded by the exons ATGCGAAGAACAACAGGGGATTATGAGAGCATACCCTACATATGCAAGTTGGTGAATGCGTATATGTGGGTTTACTATGGAGTACTCAAGCCTGACAGCGTGCTGGTGGCCACCGTTAATGGTTTTGGTGGTGCTGCCGAGATAGCTTATATCATCATTTTCCTAATGTTTTCACCTCCGAGGATGAAG GCTAGGACTGCCATAATGTTTGGCGTATCGGATGTGGCATTTCCAGCAGCAGTAGTGTTGGTTACTCAGCTGATGTTGGATACAGAGCAGCAAATTGAAGCGGCCGGGTTCTTGTCCCTTTGCTTTAGTATGGTCGCCTATGCTTCTCCTCTTTCAGCCATG AAAACAGTGGTAATGACAAAGAGCGTGGAGTACATGCCCTTTCTTCTCTCCTTTATGCTTTTCATAAATGGAGGGGTTTGGACAGTTTATGCGGTGCTTACAAGCGACTGGTTCATCGGA ATTCCAAATGGTAGTGGATTTCTTCTTGGCACTTCTCAGCTGGTACTCTATGCAATCTACTGGAAACCCAAGGCCTCCCACAAA CATGAAAAGACGGATGTGTTATGTCTTCGATCATCAAATCAACCACTTTGGATCGTTGGAAGTGTAATCTAA